A genomic window from Pseudoalteromonas piratica includes:
- the yihA gene encoding ribosome biogenesis GTP-binding protein YihA/YsxC — protein MLKSRVQYSKASFITSAPDITKLPADTGVEVAFAGRSNAGKSSALNALTDQKLARTSKTPGRTQLINTFSLGENMRLIDLPGYGFAKVPLEMKKKWQKSLGEYLQKRESLKGIVVLMDIRHPLKELDMDLINWAVDSDLEILALLTKADKLKQGKRKSEVLKVRRELKELSDKITVHAFSSLKGIGLPELAKTLDVWYLGEVEAVAPEQEDDETTS, from the coding sequence TTGCTAAAGTCACGGGTTCAATATTCAAAAGCGAGCTTTATTACAAGTGCACCAGATATCACTAAACTGCCTGCTGATACGGGTGTTGAAGTGGCATTTGCAGGCCGTTCTAATGCAGGTAAATCAAGCGCCTTAAACGCGTTAACCGATCAAAAATTAGCACGTACCAGTAAAACACCTGGTCGTACTCAATTGATTAATACATTCTCACTAGGTGAGAATATGCGTTTAATCGATCTTCCAGGTTACGGCTTTGCTAAAGTGCCACTAGAAATGAAAAAGAAGTGGCAGAAATCTCTTGGCGAGTACCTGCAAAAACGCGAAAGCCTGAAAGGTATTGTGGTTTTAATGGATATCCGTCATCCATTAAAAGAGTTAGATATGGACCTTATCAATTGGGCCGTAGACAGCGATTTAGAAATTCTTGCTCTGCTAACTAAAGCGGACAAACTAAAGCAAGGAAAACGCAAAAGTGAAGTACTCAAAGTTCGTCGTGAGCTAAAAGAGTTAAGTGACAAAATAACGGTTCATGCATTCTCATCTCTTAAAGGCATTGGTTTACCAGAACTCGCAAAAACTCTGGATGTTTGGTACTTAGGTGAAGTTGAAGCTGTAGCGCCTGAACAAGAAGATGACGAAACCACGTCATAA